One Gemmatimonadota bacterium DNA window includes the following coding sequences:
- a CDS encoding inorganic pyrophosphatase: MEPRVFIGQIVDIEIDRPMGSKHPDHNLIYPVNYGLVPGVSGSDGEELDAYLLGVDRPVKRFTGRCIAVIRRSDDADDKLVVVPDGKHYTNEQIRGLTEFQERYFKSSILRGGHP; encoded by the coding sequence ATGGAACCCCGGGTGTTCATCGGCCAAATCGTCGATATCGAAATCGATCGGCCGATGGGTTCGAAGCATCCCGATCATAATCTGATCTACCCGGTGAATTATGGCTTGGTTCCGGGCGTATCGGGTTCGGACGGCGAAGAACTGGATGCCTATCTTTTGGGTGTGGACAGACCGGTTAAGCGTTTCACGGGCCGATGCATCGCGGTGATCCGAAGATCGGATGATGCAGACGATAAGCTCGTGGTGGTTCCCGATGGCAAACACTACACCAATGAGCAAATCCGGGGTCTTACGGAGTTTCAGGAGCGATACTTCAAGTCCTCCATATTGCGAGGAGGGCACCCCTAG
- a CDS encoding bifunctional nuclease family protein, with amino-acid sequence MIRLKVYDVGPPYPLHATPVLWLADEQEEQVLILLIGIAEAFAIKSQIDAGEEAPPRPMTHDLLNSVFDHFDAEIEFVLISELREQQFYIAEIHVKANGQSMTIDSRPTDAIALALRADAPIYVEEEVMRAAGKRMPKSKDENGEDALAASIEELEAEAGEEGKVPAAQVAAEELMESVEFKRQPRTPLETARQKLQAAIDEERYEDAARLRDEINRLEQSA; translated from the coding sequence ATGATTCGTCTCAAGGTATATGATGTGGGGCCTCCCTATCCCTTGCACGCCACCCCCGTACTCTGGCTGGCCGACGAGCAGGAGGAGCAGGTGCTGATTCTGCTGATCGGCATCGCGGAAGCCTTCGCCATCAAGAGCCAGATCGACGCCGGCGAAGAAGCGCCGCCACGGCCCATGACGCACGATCTGTTGAATTCAGTTTTCGATCATTTCGACGCCGAGATCGAGTTCGTGCTCATCTCCGAGTTGCGCGAGCAGCAGTTCTACATCGCGGAAATACACGTGAAGGCCAACGGACAGTCCATGACCATCGACTCGAGACCCACGGACGCCATCGCCCTCGCCCTTCGTGCCGACGCCCCGATCTACGTGGAAGAGGAAGTCATGCGTGCGGCCGGCAAGCGCATGCCCAAGAGCAAGGACGAAAACGGCGAGGACGCACTCGCCGCGTCCATCGAGGAGCTGGAAGCCGAAGCGGGTGAAGAAGGCAAGGTTCCCGCGGCGCAGGTGGCCGCCGAGGAGTTGATGGAATCCGTGGAGTTCAAGCGTCAGCCACGCACCCCCCTGGAAACGGCGCGGCAGAAACTACAGGCAGCCATCGATGAGGAGCGGTACGAGGATGCCGCCCGTCTGCGCGACGAGATCAACCGCCTGGAACAAAGCGCCTGA
- a CDS encoding QueT transporter family protein: MREAITMWKYTRMVVLVALTAAMYAAVLIPFKLLPIIPGITELRPANVFPVICSLMFGPAGAWGAAFGNLIGDLMGGTYGLGSYFGMVGNFLLGYIPYRLWRMLTSKEPGVWSPAMLARYLYVTLLASVACGVTVGWGLDILGLVPFHVLGPLISINNFVTAAILGPLLLPVLYKRVKQWGLLYHDVMDPADLSRGRLPHLAHVVMVLALFGSLYVGVSISLGLNEEAARTIPLLFGLEITAPESLLMPAGASVGMGLLPLMVLLVIACLLI; this comes from the coding sequence GTGCGAGAAGCCATCACGATGTGGAAGTATACCAGGATGGTCGTCCTGGTAGCCCTGACGGCAGCCATGTATGCCGCCGTTCTCATTCCCTTCAAGCTCCTTCCCATCATTCCCGGTATTACCGAACTCAGGCCGGCCAACGTTTTCCCGGTCATCTGTTCCCTCATGTTCGGCCCCGCCGGTGCGTGGGGCGCCGCCTTCGGCAACCTGATCGGCGACCTGATGGGCGGCACTTACGGGTTGGGCAGCTACTTCGGCATGGTCGGCAACTTCCTGCTCGGTTACATTCCCTATCGGTTATGGCGCATGCTTACCAGCAAAGAGCCCGGTGTGTGGTCCCCGGCCATGCTGGCCCGGTATCTCTACGTTACGCTGCTGGCCAGCGTCGCCTGCGGCGTAACGGTCGGCTGGGGGCTGGACATCCTGGGGCTCGTGCCCTTCCACGTGCTGGGGCCCCTGATTTCCATCAACAACTTCGTCACCGCGGCCATCCTGGGTCCGCTGTTGTTGCCCGTACTTTATAAACGCGTGAAGCAGTGGGGCCTGCTCTATCATGACGTCATGGACCCCGCCGATCTCTCCAGGGGCCGGCTGCCTCATTTGGCCCACGTGGTCATGGTCCTGGCCCTCTTCGGCAGCCTGTACGTCGGGGTGTCCATCTCGCTGGGGTTGAACGAGGAAGCGGCCCGGACGATCCCGCTGCTGTTCGGCCTGGAAATCACCGCGCCGGAAAGCCTGCTCATGCCGGCGGGCGCCAGTGTTGGAATGGGCCTGCTGCCTCTGATGGTCCTGCTCGTTATCGCCTGTCTGCTGATCTGA
- a CDS encoding enolase yields the protein MKVVDVKRIVVDVPFTERQARITEREVYNWSILELCRVTTDTGLAGWGETVIHYTWARVTDEAVDRVIGKSPADVMNDDTLGAGLQMALFDVVGKALGVPCFKLLGNKVRDWSPISWWSIDASPADWLAEARDAVALGYTSFKIKQRPWWDIFAQVDAVATGIPGSFKLDLDANATMQNAAAAMPVMQKLAQHENVAMFESPIPQTDILGNRQLRQVIPRPIAMHFGSPPYMTAVREEVCDGFVICAGKSEVMRQGQLSAEANMPFWLQLVGNGLTTTWAAHLGAVLTHATWPAITCINLYSHHLLTQPIEVVGGFHRVPEEPGLGVTVDEEAVEKWRVPEDTVRDLKEKGELFDKPKPRIINSVVYPDGTRIHIAPMNRAYGYFIQGNGPAHADGVHLEILRDDGSKEWQDLYERALEHPVRSRGEA from the coding sequence ATGAAGGTAGTCGACGTAAAACGCATCGTGGTGGACGTACCGTTCACCGAGCGCCAGGCCCGCATTACCGAGCGCGAGGTCTACAACTGGTCGATCCTTGAGCTTTGCCGGGTGACGACGGATACCGGGCTGGCCGGCTGGGGGGAAACGGTCATTCACTACACCTGGGCGCGGGTCACCGACGAGGCCGTGGACCGGGTCATCGGGAAGAGTCCGGCCGACGTGATGAACGATGACACGCTCGGCGCCGGACTGCAGATGGCCCTCTTTGACGTGGTGGGTAAAGCGCTGGGGGTGCCCTGCTTCAAGCTGCTTGGGAACAAGGTCCGGGACTGGTCGCCCATTTCCTGGTGGTCCATCGACGCCTCTCCCGCGGACTGGCTGGCCGAAGCCCGCGACGCGGTGGCCCTGGGGTATACCAGCTTCAAGATAAAGCAGAGGCCCTGGTGGGACATTTTCGCCCAGGTGGACGCCGTCGCAACAGGCATCCCCGGTTCCTTCAAGCTGGACCTCGACGCCAATGCCACGATGCAGAACGCGGCCGCGGCCATGCCCGTCATGCAGAAACTGGCGCAGCACGAGAACGTGGCCATGTTCGAATCCCCCATCCCGCAGACCGACATCCTGGGCAACCGCCAACTCCGGCAGGTCATCCCCCGGCCCATCGCCATGCACTTCGGTTCACCGCCTTACATGACGGCCGTCCGAGAAGAGGTCTGCGACGGCTTCGTCATCTGCGCCGGGAAGTCCGAGGTGATGCGGCAGGGTCAGCTGAGCGCCGAGGCCAACATGCCCTTCTGGCTGCAGCTCGTGGGCAACGGGCTCACCACGACCTGGGCCGCCCATCTCGGTGCGGTGCTGACCCACGCCACCTGGCCGGCCATCACGTGCATCAACCTCTACAGCCATCACCTGCTGACGCAACCCATCGAAGTCGTGGGCGGCTTTCACCGGGTTCCCGAGGAACCGGGTCTGGGCGTGACCGTGGACGAGGAAGCCGTGGAGAAGTGGAGAGTACCGGAGGATACGGTGCGGGACTTGAAGGAAAAGGGCGAACTGTTCGACAAGCCCAAACCGCGGATCATCAATTCGGTGGTCTACCCCGATGGCACCCGCATTCACATTGCGCCCATGAACCGTGCCTACGGCTATTTCATCCAGGGCAACGGACCGGCCCACGCGGACGGCGTCCACCTCGAGATCTTGCGCGACGACGGTTCGAAGGAATGGCAGGATCTCTACGAAAGGGCACTCGAACATCCGGTGCGCAGCCGGGGTGAGGCCTGA
- a CDS encoding DUF4416 family protein has protein sequence MGTPTKPDPVKLVCAVMGQDESKLAEGRELLAGRFGAVELAGPVFDFSFSSYYEREMGAGLVKQFLGFGPLVNPEDLAEIKRASNDLEAGLARSDGMPRRGLNIDPGYVNGGQLVLVTTKNYSHRIYIGKGIFAEVTLLYTRGEFTPLPWTYRDYRTESALAFFTQVRGAFLDQRGSSRTG, from the coding sequence TTGGGTACTCCCACAAAACCCGATCCCGTGAAGCTGGTATGCGCCGTCATGGGACAGGACGAATCGAAGCTGGCGGAGGGCCGCGAGCTCCTGGCCGGCCGGTTCGGCGCGGTGGAACTGGCCGGTCCGGTATTCGACTTTTCCTTCTCGTCCTACTATGAGCGGGAAATGGGGGCCGGACTGGTCAAGCAGTTCCTCGGATTCGGGCCGCTCGTGAACCCGGAGGACCTCGCGGAAATCAAGCGTGCGAGCAACGACCTCGAAGCCGGTCTGGCACGGTCCGACGGCATGCCCAGACGGGGGTTGAACATCGATCCGGGTTACGTCAACGGCGGCCAGCTCGTCCTGGTGACCACCAAGAACTACAGCCATCGCATCTATATCGGGAAGGGGATATTCGCCGAGGTGACGCTGCTGTACACCCGGGGCGAGTTCACCCCGCTGCCCTGGACCTATCGGGACTACCGGACCGAATCGGCGCTCGCCTTCTTCACCCAAGTGCGCGGCGCTTTTCTCGACCAGCGGGGAAGTTCGAGAACCGGATGA
- a CDS encoding sodium:calcium antiporter, protein MEQWIEHLLVGLPSLGLLLVIAVMLGTLGKGADWLVHEAVILSSRWGLSKAVIGATIVSIGTTTPEAAVSVLSAQQGEPGLALGNAVGSIICDTGLILGLAALIAPLPFDRALASRLSNVQVGAGILMVAVCLPWSSPASAFSDGGVLPQLAGVVFVILLALYIWQSIRWASSTPSDAENMEEADGAGAGTFGTLLKLIAAIAIIVISAQILIPAVSIMAERIGVPKHIISATLVAFGTSLPELVTAIAAVRRNHGELVIGNIIGADILNVLFVAGVSASVTPGGLQADGQFFQFLFPAMLFVLIVFRCGIHLSVDSLKRPLGVVLVSAWLLVTILSYVLSIEMH, encoded by the coding sequence ATGGAACAATGGATTGAACATCTTCTGGTCGGATTGCCGAGTTTAGGGCTTCTGCTGGTCATTGCCGTAATGCTCGGGACACTTGGCAAGGGCGCGGACTGGCTCGTTCATGAAGCGGTCATTCTATCGAGCCGATGGGGACTCAGCAAAGCGGTCATCGGTGCGACGATCGTCAGCATCGGTACGACGACTCCCGAGGCTGCGGTCTCCGTACTCTCGGCGCAACAGGGGGAACCGGGTCTTGCACTCGGAAACGCGGTCGGATCGATTATTTGCGATACCGGGCTGATCCTTGGATTGGCAGCCCTGATTGCCCCGCTTCCATTTGACCGTGCGCTGGCCTCGCGGTTATCCAACGTGCAAGTGGGTGCCGGTATCCTCATGGTAGCCGTTTGTCTGCCGTGGTCCTCGCCAGCGAGTGCGTTCAGCGATGGCGGCGTCCTGCCTCAATTAGCCGGTGTCGTCTTCGTTATTCTTCTCGCGTTGTATATCTGGCAGTCCATCCGATGGGCAAGTTCGACACCGTCAGATGCAGAGAACATGGAAGAAGCGGATGGAGCGGGAGCCGGCACATTCGGAACGCTCCTCAAACTTATTGCAGCGATTGCAATCATCGTAATTTCCGCCCAGATACTGATTCCGGCCGTTAGTATCATGGCAGAACGCATAGGCGTACCGAAACACATCATCTCGGCGACCCTTGTCGCCTTCGGCACATCGCTACCGGAGCTGGTGACAGCCATCGCGGCGGTGCGACGCAATCACGGTGAGCTGGTCATCGGAAACATCATCGGCGCAGATATCCTGAATGTGCTTTTCGTTGCGGGTGTATCCGCATCCGTAACACCAGGCGGTCTGCAGGCGGATGGACAGTTCTTCCAATTCCTGTTCCCTGCGATGCTGTTTGTGCTCATCGTTTTCCGTTGCGGAATCCACCTGTCTGTCGATTCATTGAAACGTCCCCTGGGGGTCGTGTTGGTCTCCGCATGGCTCCTTGTTACGATCCTGAGTTACGTGCTTTCCATTGAAATGCACTAG
- a CDS encoding glucose 1-dehydrogenase, which produces MNLERFSLKDRVAIITGAGTGIGQGIATAMAESGARIVLAGRTRSRLEGTEETIKGFGGEALVVETDVSDRDGRESLVATTLETWKQIDILVNNAGVNVRTPPEDYREEDWDRVVDTNLKGTFFLTQLAARHMIERKYGKIIQIASLAAITGIPHIPAYTAAKGGIASMTYQLAIDWAPYNININSICPGYIRTPLTRPVEESERGTYILNRVPAGRWGEPEDIAGTAVFLASPASDFLTGQLIVVDGGWMAGG; this is translated from the coding sequence ATGAATCTCGAACGGTTTTCACTCAAGGACAGGGTCGCCATCATAACCGGCGCGGGAACGGGTATCGGCCAGGGGATCGCGACGGCCATGGCCGAATCGGGTGCCCGGATCGTCCTGGCGGGCCGGACCCGCTCCAGGCTCGAGGGGACGGAGGAGACCATCAAAGGGTTCGGCGGCGAAGCGCTGGTCGTGGAAACGGATGTCTCAGACCGGGACGGCCGGGAATCCCTGGTGGCAACGACCCTGGAAACCTGGAAGCAGATCGATATCCTGGTCAACAACGCGGGGGTGAACGTGCGCACGCCGCCGGAGGACTACCGCGAGGAGGACTGGGACCGGGTCGTGGACACCAATCTGAAGGGCACCTTCTTCCTCACCCAACTCGCGGCCCGGCACATGATCGAGCGAAAGTATGGCAAGATCATACAGATCGCTTCATTGGCCGCCATCACGGGCATTCCCCATATCCCCGCCTACACCGCCGCCAAGGGCGGTATCGCTTCCATGACCTACCAGTTGGCCATCGACTGGGCCCCGTACAACATCAATATCAATTCCATCTGTCCGGGATACATCCGGACGCCGCTGACCCGGCCCGTCGAAGAAAGCGAGCGGGGAACCTACATTTTGAACCGCGTGCCGGCCGGACGCTGGGGCGAGCCGGAGGACATCGCCGGCACCGCCGTGTTCCTGGCCTCACCGGCATCGGATTTTCTCACTGGGCAACTGATCGTGGTGGACGGCGGCTGGATGGCCGGCGGCTAG
- a CDS encoding undecaprenyl-diphosphate phosphatase yields MPLHHALILGFLQGVTEFLPISSSGHLAVYQWLFGPGGPGGPGETQLLFDVMVHLGTLIAVLIVFRSDIALLVSGAWRAATGHANEDRGALRLLFLLAVGTVPAAVFGLGWKDELVRLFSAPAYVGCAFLVTGTILWLSRFSGQRGRTGPPGRPGGSSQAGHAGNTGRDLSRTNWFDALLIGMGQALALIPGISRSGTTISIALLLGLDRRLAARYSFLLAVPAILGAVVVQAGDTGGIPPDQWSAVAVGSLTAAVSGYIALKLLLRIVVAGNLSRFSYYCWGIGLLTLVGALSGLAGLTRLTRLTSAL; encoded by the coding sequence ATTCCACTTCACCACGCGTTGATTCTCGGATTCCTGCAGGGCGTCACGGAATTCCTGCCGATCAGCAGTTCCGGCCATCTCGCGGTGTACCAGTGGCTGTTCGGACCAGGCGGACCAGGCGGACCGGGTGAAACCCAGTTGCTCTTCGACGTCATGGTTCACCTCGGGACGCTGATCGCCGTCCTGATCGTGTTCCGATCGGATATCGCCTTGCTGGTCTCGGGTGCCTGGCGCGCGGCAACGGGCCATGCCAATGAGGACCGGGGCGCGCTTCGCCTCCTGTTCCTGCTCGCCGTGGGCACGGTTCCGGCCGCGGTCTTCGGCCTGGGATGGAAGGACGAGCTGGTGCGCCTGTTTTCCGCACCGGCCTATGTCGGCTGCGCGTTCCTGGTCACCGGTACCATACTGTGGTTGTCCCGTTTCTCCGGCCAGCGGGGCCGGACGGGTCCACCGGGACGGCCTGGCGGGTCTTCTCAGGCCGGCCACGCGGGCAACACGGGCCGGGACCTTAGCAGGACGAACTGGTTCGATGCGCTGCTGATCGGCATGGGCCAGGCGCTGGCGCTGATTCCCGGTATCTCACGGTCCGGCACGACCATTTCCATCGCCTTGCTGTTGGGACTTGACCGGCGGCTGGCGGCGCGTTACTCTTTTCTATTGGCGGTTCCCGCCATACTGGGAGCGGTCGTCGTCCAGGCAGGAGATACGGGCGGCATTCCCCCGGATCAATGGTCCGCGGTAGCGGTGGGATCCCTCACGGCGGCCGTGAGCGGTTACATCGCGCTCAAGCTGCTCCTTCGCATCGTAGTTGCCGGCAATCTGTCCAGGTTTTCGTACTATTGCTGGGGAATCGGACTGCTGACACTGGTCGGCGCGTTGTCCGGGCTGGCCGGGCTGACCAGGCTGACCAGGCTGACCAGCGCACTCTGA
- a CDS encoding TIM barrel protein — MIKIAEILSTGRNTLWDQVKQIGVDHVVTSMPPAVGNEKGWEYMPMLRMKNNFNDAGFDVAVIESTPPMHRIKLGTEGREEELDNVCTFIESMGRVGIKTWCYNWMAILNWTRTSSTVPSRGGAVVTGYDHAMMKNAPLTEAGEVSEDQLWETLHEFLERVTPVAEQYGVEMAMHPDDPPLSPLRGIGRIMRSVDNFQKLLDLVPSPMNGVTFCQGNFALMTGDQPAAIRHFGAQRKIFFVHFRDVRGDVENYVETFHDDGPTDMMECLRAYRDIGFEGVLRPDHVPTLSGEDNDHPGYSALCRLYAVGYIRGLREAVYREDG, encoded by the coding sequence ATGATCAAGATCGCGGAGATTCTCAGTACCGGCCGCAACACGCTCTGGGACCAGGTAAAGCAGATCGGTGTGGATCACGTGGTCACCAGCATGCCGCCGGCGGTGGGCAATGAAAAGGGCTGGGAGTACATGCCCATGCTGCGGATGAAAAACAACTTCAACGACGCGGGCTTCGACGTGGCCGTAATTGAAAGCACACCGCCCATGCACCGCATCAAACTCGGCACGGAGGGCCGGGAGGAGGAGCTGGACAACGTCTGCACCTTCATCGAGAGCATGGGCCGCGTCGGCATCAAGACCTGGTGCTACAACTGGATGGCCATCCTGAACTGGACACGTACTTCTTCCACCGTGCCCTCCCGGGGCGGCGCTGTCGTGACCGGCTACGACCACGCCATGATGAAAAACGCGCCGTTGACCGAGGCGGGCGAAGTATCCGAAGACCAGTTGTGGGAGACCCTGCACGAATTCCTCGAGCGGGTCACGCCCGTCGCGGAACAGTACGGCGTGGAAATGGCCATGCATCCCGACGATCCGCCGCTCTCACCGCTGCGGGGCATCGGACGGATCATGCGGTCGGTGGACAACTTCCAGAAACTTCTGGACCTGGTGCCGAGTCCCATGAACGGGGTTACCTTCTGCCAGGGAAACTTCGCCCTCATGACCGGCGACCAGCCCGCGGCCATCCGCCACTTCGGCGCGCAGCGCAAAATCTTCTTCGTCCATTTCCGGGATGTGCGTGGGGACGTGGAGAACTACGTGGAGACCTTCCACGACGACGGTCCGACCGACATGATGGAATGCCTGCGCGCGTACCGCGATATCGGGTTTGAAGGCGTGCTGCGCCCGGACCACGTGCCGACCCTCTCCGGCGAAGACAACGACCACCCGGGGTACTCGGCCCTTTGCCGGCTCTACGCGGTCGGTTATATCAGGGGGTTGAGAGAGGCGGTCTACCGGGAGGATGGGTAG
- the smpB gene encoding SsrA-binding protein SmpB: MASASDRHIAEPNGADGIKVIVTNRKARHDYHFLETWEAGIVLTGTEVKSLRAGKINLTDSYAAVDNGEIYLYNVHVSRYEQGSTFNHEPNRRRKLLLHRSEIRKLIGRVVEKGLTLIPTRVYFKRGRAKVEIALAKGKRDYDRRRTIMERDAQRDMERTLKGRP, translated from the coding sequence ATGGCCAGCGCATCAGATCGTCACATCGCCGAGCCCAACGGGGCCGATGGCATCAAGGTCATCGTAACCAACCGGAAGGCGCGCCACGACTACCATTTCCTGGAGACCTGGGAGGCGGGGATCGTCCTGACCGGCACGGAAGTGAAGTCGCTGCGGGCGGGAAAGATCAACCTGACCGACAGCTACGCCGCGGTCGATAACGGCGAGATTTACCTGTACAACGTCCACGTCTCGCGGTACGAGCAGGGAAGCACCTTCAACCACGAACCGAACCGCCGGCGCAAGCTGCTTCTGCATCGCTCGGAAATCCGCAAGCTGATCGGCCGGGTCGTGGAGAAGGGACTCACCCTGATTCCCACAAGGGTCTATTTCAAACGGGGACGCGCCAAGGTGGAGATCGCCCTGGCCAAGGGCAAGAGGGACTACGATCGCAGACGGACCATCATGGAACGGGACGCCCAGCGGGACATGGAACGTACGTTGAAGGGGCGTCCATGA
- a CDS encoding cupin domain-containing protein, with translation MNDDPKWRDDGVKVIPGDRLDSNTPQTPGMSRAAAINHARTGASKIWAGTVTIHPNAKTGAHHHGELESVIYVVKGRARMRWGERLEFVAEAGPGDFIYVPPFVPHQEINARTDEPLECVLCRSGMDPVVVNLDIEPVEKPENVYWVDSIHPDPNG, from the coding sequence ATGAATGACGACCCGAAATGGCGCGATGACGGAGTGAAAGTCATTCCCGGCGACCGCCTCGATTCGAACACGCCGCAGACGCCGGGCATGTCGCGGGCGGCGGCGATTAACCACGCCCGGACCGGGGCAAGCAAGATCTGGGCGGGCACGGTGACGATCCACCCGAACGCGAAGACCGGCGCGCACCATCACGGCGAACTGGAAAGCGTGATCTACGTGGTGAAGGGACGGGCGAGGATGCGCTGGGGCGAGCGCCTGGAATTCGTGGCGGAAGCGGGACCGGGCGACTTCATTTACGTGCCGCCCTTCGTGCCCCACCAGGAGATCAACGCCCGGACCGACGAACCCCTGGAATGCGTGCTGTGCAGAAGCGGCATGGATCCGGTCGTGGTCAATCTGGACATTGAACCGGTGGAGAAGCCGGAGAACGTGTACTGGGTCGATTCGATCCATCCGGATCCGAACGGCTAA
- a CDS encoding MFS transporter: MLSWIRSADRQLILFLLGAVSMGLSMGLGEISFNNFLSDTYHMDAMSRGELEFPRELPGFLVAAFAGILFFWSELKMAALSMALMAVGFLGLGLYGDLYGLMLTSMIIWSIGMHLQMPVTRTIALRLAREGRGATMLGRLSGIQTGAAILGSILLWMGLGGTSLGYLPVFALAALVALGGVYSYLAMRPIEGHTGNRPTFIMRKRYTLFYLLNILFGARKQIFITFGPWVLISIFDKPVSTIASLHLVASVIGMFFAPQLGKLIDRFGERVVLMIDAVLLIGVCVGYGFAAEMGLGAWAVDLIYASFVLDLVLFNVSIARTTYASKIVVKKDDLTATLSLGVTIDHAVSMSIPTLGGLVWVMYGYQHVFIGAAVVAVLTLVATGFITVPRPGTGRVSQAEAAG; the protein is encoded by the coding sequence TTGCTTTCCTGGATCAGATCTGCCGACCGTCAACTCATCCTCTTCTTGCTTGGCGCGGTCAGCATGGGTCTTTCGATGGGGCTGGGTGAAATCAGCTTCAACAACTTCCTCAGCGATACCTACCACATGGACGCGATGAGCCGCGGCGAGCTCGAGTTCCCCCGCGAGTTGCCCGGCTTCCTCGTGGCCGCCTTCGCCGGCATCCTCTTCTTCTGGTCGGAACTGAAGATGGCCGCCCTCTCCATGGCGCTGATGGCCGTGGGGTTTCTAGGGCTTGGACTCTACGGCGATCTTTACGGGCTGATGCTCACCTCGATGATCATCTGGAGCATCGGCATGCACCTGCAGATGCCTGTGACCCGGACGATCGCCCTCCGGCTGGCCCGCGAAGGACGGGGCGCCACCATGCTGGGGCGCCTGAGCGGCATCCAGACCGGCGCCGCCATCCTGGGGAGCATCCTGCTCTGGATGGGACTGGGCGGCACTTCACTCGGCTACCTGCCCGTCTTCGCCCTTGCCGCGCTGGTGGCCCTGGGGGGTGTCTACAGCTACCTGGCGATGCGTCCCATCGAGGGGCACACAGGCAACCGCCCCACCTTCATCATGCGGAAACGGTACACCCTGTTCTACCTGCTGAACATCCTCTTCGGCGCGCGGAAGCAGATCTTCATCACCTTCGGACCGTGGGTGCTGATCAGCATCTTCGACAAACCGGTATCCACCATCGCCTCGCTTCACCTGGTCGCATCCGTCATCGGCATGTTCTTCGCGCCGCAGCTGGGCAAGCTGATCGACCGGTTCGGGGAACGAGTGGTGCTGATGATCGACGCTGTGCTGCTCATCGGTGTCTGCGTGGGCTACGGTTTCGCCGCGGAAATGGGGCTGGGTGCATGGGCGGTGGACCTCATCTATGCCAGTTTCGTGCTCGACCTGGTCCTGTTCAACGTCAGTATCGCGCGGACCACCTACGCCAGCAAGATCGTTGTCAAAAAGGACGATCTCACCGCGACCCTGTCCCTGGGCGTCACCATCGACCACGCGGTGTCCATGTCCATTCCCACCCTGGGCGGACTGGTATGGGTCATGTACGGCTACCAGCACGTCTTCATCGGCGCGGCGGTCGTCGCCGTCCTGACCCTGGTGGCCACCGGTTTCATCACGGTGCCCCGTCCGGGTACGGGCCGGGTGAGCCAGGCGGAGGCCGCGGGGTAA